GTTGTCTTCataatttatttaataaacacGTTTGAGACATCTGGTGAGCATCGTTTTCGTATGAAAGCTGCCACTCAAAGATTAAGTTTGTGCAAAATCTTCTCAAGATTACGCACCTTCATGTGCAAGTTCAGAAATTTGTACTAAATAATTTTCTTACTGCTGGTGAAAAAGGACTTGAATTCTTAAAGATGCAGTCATCCTATCAAGAATAAATGTTTTCAGGTTTTTATGGTCCAAACTTTTTCTAATGAGCCAAATTTAGTTTCAGAGGGCCAAGCAACTGTTGCTAATTATTATATCTTTAGAGCCAAAGTATTCACAGAGGCATTACTGGATTGTGTTATCATTTAATGACCGTTTAAGCTCACATTATGTGTACTTGTCAAAAGAATGTGGCTTGTGAAATTTCCCATCAGACAAATAATTAAAACAGGTGTTTTTCCCCACACTTAAATGGTACAAAATGAAGAAaaggacccagaggtgacatttatAAAAACTAAACATGTAAAGATGATTTGTTTCCAAAGTAGCACAAGAAATATTTCTGTATTTATGGAGTTGTTTGTTTCTTCTTTGTTGGTTTAAGATGCCTAAAAGACGAGGAACATGTCAGTTAGAAATAAAGCTTTGACTTTTACAGTAattggattgttttagtgtaactGAGAAGAGAATCACCATCATCCTGGCTTAATTCTGACACATTAGGTCACCAGCTGAGGAGACATTAAGTCAAAATCAGAGATTTCTTGCAGTGTATTAAAGTCTTTGTTGGCTTATGTCCTTCCTTCTGAAAAGTAGCAACTGACGGTCCCACGAGGTGCTGCCAAAGCTCTGGATGAGCTGCATGCCGCAGTGTTTCTCCAGGTGCTCCTTGAGGTGAATGGCCACGTCCCCCTGGATCTTCAGGGTCTTAAAGTGGTCAAAGTCAGAGCGGCCCAGCTTCCTCAGCCGCCGGGCTGCAGAGCGGTAACACTTCCAGGGTTGGGCCTCCAGCAGAAGGTGCTTGCTGATGGAGGCCAGGTGTGAAAGCAGCTGGAGTAGGGCAGAGTCTCCGTGGTTTAGGTGGACCCACATTGTAACCGCCAGGCACAAACACAGGTGGAAATGGGTGCAGCAGTGCTGTCTGAGGTAGTCCTGCAGCTGCTTCGTGTCCTGGGTGATGTCCAGATGCATGAAGGTGATGTTACTGTGCTCAGGGCTGGTCTGTTGTGCTCGACGAATAAGCGTTTCATCCAAGTCGAATCCCAGGAGGTGGACCTTCCTCCTGGGTGGGGTGAGGTCAGACACAACATGCTTGTAGAAGGCAACACTCAGTTCCTGTTAAAGCAGAAGACAGGAAAAAAATACTGTTGTGGTCATTTAAAAATAGCAACATATTTTTTAATTCTGAGCATATTGCATTTGTTTATTTCACATGGTCTTTTTGCATCTTTATAAAGCAATTATTGTCCAGGTTTTCTCCCTTCAAAGGTTTTCATAAGCTTTTGATAAtgagtttgttaaaaaaaattacgTCAAAATGATTAATATAAGGATTGTCTATAAGGATGAAAAAGAGTTGCACTTTTTACTTTGAAACTGATTATTTTAGTCGGAGACTCACCCACCCCTGAGTTACACCCGACGTCCAGGATCAACGTGTCCTCCTCCCGACTGTCATTGTGCCCTAAATCCCGCAGGAGTGTGGCTGGAATCAGACTCAGCCGGTTCTCCGGAGGGTTGAAGGTGTAGTAGTTAATGAAGTTTCCATAAGGAGCAGCGCCTGGGTCTCCCACTTCATCAACAGATTTACTACAAGTCGGACAAGTTGCCATCGTGACACGTGTGTGCCAGCTAAatcattccgggtggaaaacatgaCCAGTTTACAATAATTACCTTACACTATTTCACGTATATTTGTGGAAATAGATAAATTATTATGATTATAAAAATAACtcattttatttattgttatgtTTTTGAGAAATACACCCAGCCAACAAGTGGAAAGTCAGTGAACGTAGCAGTGCAGATGAACTCCGTGTCGACAGGTGACGCAACAGCTTCACTCGCTGTTAATTCAAACTCCGCAGTTTCCGCTGCTTTACTAAATTGAAGGTAATCTTAAATAACTGGTTACAAAGAGACATCACAATTTTTGGAAGAATACTATTAACCAAAATGGATAGTTTATCTAGATTTATATATCCAGCTTATTCTTTATCAATAtcaaataaaatcattaaaacaaGTAATAGCTTAAATTTTAACTTTATTTGGAGAAATAAATGCCATTATATATCTAAAGATGATTTGGTTAAACCATACATTGAAGGTGGTGGAAACGCAATTGACTTTGATGTAATGAATGGTGTTTTGAAAGTGAAATAGTTAAAATCATTCCTAAATAATCCACACTCCATCTGGTTTTTTATACCAAGTAAGGTCTTTAACAAACTGGGGGGTATCGATTTTCTtctaaaatgtgactttgaaatcaCTTGGCTACCTATTAAACTTTCTGCATTTCATTAACAGGTCCTTCTTTATTGGAAAATGTTATTTAAACATAACTTCACTCCACATAATAGCCCAATTTGGAACAATGGATATATCCTAATGAACAGAAAATCTATTTTTATCCAAGATTGGTTTTCCAAAGGTGTTTGGGCAATTGCCCATTTTGTAGATAAAGAAGGACATGTTCTAGAACATCAAGATTTTTGCCAAAAGTTTAATGTCCAATGTTCTAAGAATAAATTTAATCGGGTTATAAAATCAATCCCACTGTCACTTAAAAACATAGTTGTAAATGATATAATATATTCTGGCATCTCCCCCAGGTTAAGACAACTATATATAGAAGATTTTGTGATGATAAATGCAATAATAAGTTTCTAAGATCTTCATTAAGGAATCTTTTTTATCCAAATTTACTTAGACGTAATTACATATTAAAAGATTTTCAAAGGGAAGAAATTGAAAAAATAAGAAGTGATTATATCACCTTCCCTATCGCTCCTAAAGGGAAAGAAATACAATTtataattttgaataaaatttaCCCAACCAATAGACTCCTTGGGGATAGATTCAATATAGAAGCTGGTAATTGTGTATTTTGTGAAACAGAAGAGGAGGACTTAGACCATCTATTTTTTTGTGCAATTTTATACAAATATTTTGGTTAGATTTTCATGCCTGGCTTTGTTCTAGTGGGATTCAAATTGCCCCATTTACCTTAAATATgataatgtttggagtgtttttgaaagaaaagaaagttaGTTATGGTGTTAATGTATTATTAATTCTGTGTAAACAATTTATACATAAATGTCGATTTTTTAAGACCAAACCAACACTAGCCTATTGGAAAAACGACTTAAAATTATCAATTAAATCTTTGAatttagttaaaaagaaaaaggctGGTTTGTTTATCTCCTTTGTAGATTTTGAATTAGTAAGGTAATAATTTGTTAATTATGTGACCCCATCTTTagatgttctttttttttaattttttttctcataTACGTGAAAATGTTCAATATGCATGTAATGATTATCTTTTGAATATATAATGTAAGGTGCATTCTGTTTGTATGTTATCTtatctaataaaaaaaaactaaattgaaGGTGAGTTTTCAGAGAGCTACTTTAGAGTCTGTGTTGATGCTTTGACATTGAGGCGAGCAAACACACCTTGCTGTGGTCATTGTGCTAAATAATAAAAGGTAGGAGAAAGTGAAAGAGAGCTTTATCGCAGTGGCTTCTGTTGCTAGCTTGTTCTCACTATGAACAACAGTCATATTTTTTGCAGCGTGTTGTTTATTTTGAAGTTATGAAGCTCCTCTGACTTCCTGTTCTGGTTCTTTTAGGGGCCCATCATGGTGTCAGGAAAGCGTCTGGCCGATATTGGCTACAAGGCCTTTTCTGCTTCAATGATGCTGCTGACGGCCTACGGAGGCTACTTGTGTGCGATGCGAGGATACCGCTACTGGGAGAGGCAGAAACAGCTGAAACTGGCTGCAGAGAACCAGGATTCTGAGGTCATTAAAGATTGATGTGACAGGGACTCCCGTTCCTTTGGTTCAAAATGTAAAATAAGGGCAAAAGACCTGATCAAATCGATTTGGGGCCTGTGACATCTGTAATGGCCGAGGATTGTGAGTGATGGTGGCTGTTATTTGTTTTATAATATACCGTAATAAAATGCTTAAAATCACAGAactgagtaaaaaaaatgttatGACAACAAAAATCTATTTGAAAATACATTTATACAAGGCACTCATGTGACAATGCAGTTAACAGTTCTACTGGTCCTCATACCTGGATTTGTCTAAAGGCAGTCAAACAACTACATACACATTTGGTcttggaggaagaagaagtaaaaacattaaaacaagttGCAAAGCAGCCTAAAGAGTAAATCCACAGCAGATTGCAAATGGCCGTTCATTTACTGCCACTCATGAAACACACACTTGTGCTTCAACAGCTGATAAAGCACAGCAATATCAACACTTTCCTTTTAGCAGGTGTGGTATCTTTGGTACATTCTTGCTGTGTACTTCCAattccattttttgtttttgtttttaacaaagaaaaggtttctctctaccttgctgacagttttgtttgtggctgcaaacatcctcagagctgatgctgatggtggtgtcacttcctactccgtttagaaacagactagtacacccaaaagacaagataccagctggacttaaatgtggagtcatttacgaaatcccatgcaaactgcaataaaacatacataggagaaaccggacgccaactcaacacacaaacaataaaacatagaaaggagtgtgagagaaacaagtcaaagacacacaagagcagcaaaacaagaagcagaaagcacaataaataaatcagccgtaacagatcactgcacaggagaaaaccatataatggattgggtcaacacaaggatcataaacaccgaacaacagaaatacaaaagactgataaaggaagccatagagataaggagacgtggatgtgggaccatgaacagagacgatggagtttacacattggatcgtgtatGGGACTGCAacatcagagaggggagagtgggcagcagaggacgacaacgtcctctgctgccagcagatacggagtaggaagtgacgccaccatcagcgtcagctctgaagatgtttgcagccgcaaacaaaactgtcagcaaggtaaagagaaaccttatctgtgtaaAAAAAAAGGTGTGGTATCTGCTGTGGCACATCTGCTCTGTGCAATCCAGTGTGAATAAACCCTTGAAGGCAAACAGTCAAgttcatctgaccaataaaacTGGGAGAGAACATCAAAACCGACATCTGAAGTCAAACTCTAATCCCAACATTTAGCTAAACGAgattttgcagatcacgtttgaaCAGATTTCTGTGTCGCTGCAGCATTTACGCATCATTTTCAGAGTCCCGACTCTGTCAGTGTCTGCACGTCTGTTGTCAGTTCTCAAACACAGGAATGTGTGCACCCACGCCGTCAGTGTGATGTGTGGGAGTGAGCCAGAGGAACACCCTCAGACTAACAGTAGCGCTGTGAGGGGGGCGAACTGCAGGGGGCTCCCGGAGTTCTCACTCCCACGTCACCAGCTGCTGTGGTTCTGAGTTCTGGATTTGGTGGCAGCAGCAGCACAGTGGCCATTAGTGCCATTTTCTCCCTTGGGGGGGTGGAGGGAAGTCTTAGGGCCTTCCGAGGCCGTCTCTGACTCATCCTCCGAGCTGCTCTCGATGTCACTACGGACATCATTACACACCTGGGAGGCAAAGCACAGAAAACAGTAAACAGAAACAAAGGCTAACCTTATATATTCAAAAAATAAAGAGCTTTTCATGTTTATCAGTGCAAATCTGactatattttttaatatttcttAACAAACAACACCTGCACAGATGTAAACAATcagggctgaaaggttacaacgaAGCACAGAGGTGTTTGGTAATCTGACAGTTTCTACACATAATTTGCCACAGGGTGGTGGTGTCGGACAATCCCGTCACATTCCGAGCTAATCAGGAACAGTCAGACATACCTGACATTCATGACATGATTGCCACATCACTCAATATTTACAACTTTTCCTCTAACTGCAGACCATGGGTAGAGCTGAGTGCAGCAGCGGCCGTGTGGCTAAATCACACCTGCTGCTTTTAATCCCAAATGGAAACCAGAGGGGACAGATTAAACTTGGACTGTTACTGCAGCGGAAGTCAAGAGAAACTTACAGCCAAACACAGAGAGAAGAGGGGGGTGAAGTTGTCAAGGAGACAGAAGTTGCAGGGAAGCGAGTGAGTAGTGGAGGAAGGACTCAGTGGACAAAGACACAGAGAAAGATtctcagtctggagggagaggaaATGAACTGCATCTGCAGAAAGAATGAGACAGagacagtgggggggggggggggggggggggcaaatccaTCACCAAAAGTAGAAATCAGCTGTACAGAGACACGCCTGAGGTGAACATTTGTCACCAGATCCCGACTACCTGAATGTTGCAGAATTTAGTAGATTGTACGATGTAGGCACTATAAACCACTGCGAAGAAAACACTGTTACCACCCCTGGTTTCATGCCTCTAGAAAAGTTGCTGTacttagttttgtttttatcTGAGTGTACAGCCCAGCTCTCAATATTCTTCAGCCTGCAGCCCAGGGGATTCAATTGGGCTTTGTTCCTGGTTCCACCGCCCATCACCTGGGGCCAGCTGGGAATCATCCAACAATCACCTGGGACCAGCTGCGACTCATCCAGAAATCAGCTGCTGGGTGGCATATAAGAGACTTCCTGATCTGCCTGCAGTTGGGGAGCAGCTGATGGTGtgctgttccccccccccccccccccccccccccccccccccacttggtCAGCGTTGTTGGTACTATGTGCTGTTAAACTACTGTGAAGGATTACTAGTGAGATATTGTTGTTTAGAAGCTTGGTTAGACCTAAAGGTGGTTAGTGTAGAGTTAAAGCTCCTCTGGTTGGATTTAGGGATAGTAAATGCTATTGCCTCTTTCAGTTGAAGTCCTTCTGAGCCTGTGTTTTTTGTCTGGTATATTCACAGCTATGAGAGCTTTAAGTTAATATTGTGAATGCCCTGTTTGTTTGGTAAGGTTTGTCTCTGTTAGTATTTATCTGTATATTGTAAGTTTATTTAtctgctgtttttctttattaaatgCATATACTCCTCCCATTCCATCTGGTCACAGGTTAATGTTACCGCCTTACCTTCCTAGCATAGCCTggacgtaacacacacacacactggcctcAAATCAGCAGTACTGATCTCTAATGATGTAACAACAGTGAGTCGCCGCGGTCGGCTGCTCATCCTgggccaggttctgttggaggtttcttcctgttaaaagggagttttcctctccactatcgctacatgcttgcttagtatggagATTGTTTAAAAGCctctgatgcaatctgctgggcttCTTATAAAGGAAACCTTTAACTTATTGGCATAACGAACTGAActcagttggaatgtttactttgtgacgaACCTTGGGACGACTCTGGTGaattggcgctacataaataaactgaattgaactctAGTGAGAAGTACAAAACCACTCGCCTCATAAAGAAACTAAAGGAGATGAGGTGTGCGGCTCAGGTTGTGTTAAACACAGTGAAGTGAAAATAACTGGTGATGCCCCAGGGAGGAGATTAATAGTTTTAATCACTTATGTTTATAAAAAGCACCAATGTTAGGCTTTAATCACCATCTACTGAACTTCTGTCTGTGGTTCCAGATCACAGAAATGATCAGACAAAAGCATAAACGGGGTATGTTCAGGGATCTCAAAATTAAATGTAATCCATTTTCAAAACTTTTTATGACATTGTAAAATATTTAAGACTTTATAGCAATGAACTAATTAACTATTAAatactcatatttttaaatactgCGTAAAGTCACATAGTACGGAAATGCAAGCAAACAGCTGGCATGAAAGAACAAAAAATTTACTTATTTTATTAGTTTATGTGAGTCTATTTTTGACAGACAAAACTTAATTTAAATACACATCAATACTATTCAAATGTAAGCCTTTACTAAGTTGATTTACTTTTTAACGGTCTTGATTTTTCTTCAATCCATTTTTCAGGCTTTAATACTTTTTAAGACCCCGCAGATACCCTGATAAAGTACTCACTGAAGTTTTTTGGTGTTAAATGCAACAAAATTATATTTATTGTagctttgaaaaaataaaaaatacctcAATTGTCACATAAGAAAAGCTTGAATTTTTATCCTTTAAAGTGATTTTGTAAACTGATATTGTAAAATAGACATAATCGCATCAGAGCTATCTGAAAAGCCATATCtaagt
This sequence is a window from Nothobranchius furzeri strain GRZ-AD chromosome 3, NfurGRZ-RIMD1, whole genome shotgun sequence. Protein-coding genes within it:
- the LOC107385399 gene encoding cytochrome c oxidase assembly protein COX14 homolog, whose protein sequence is MVSGKRLADIGYKAFSASMMLLTAYGGYLCAMRGYRYWERQKQLKLAAENQDSEVIKD
- the LOC107385397 gene encoding pre-miRNA 5'-monophosphate methyltransferase, giving the protein MATCPTCSKSVDEVGDPGAAPYGNFINYYTFNPPENRLSLIPATLLRDLGHNDSREEDTLILDVGCNSGELSVAFYKHVVSDLTPPRRKVHLLGFDLDETLIRRAQQTSPEHSNITFMHLDITQDTKQLQDYLRQHCCTHFHLCLCLAVTMWVHLNHGDSALLQLLSHLASISKHLLLEAQPWKCYRSAARRLRKLGRSDFDHFKTLKIQGDVAIHLKEHLEKHCGMQLIQSFGSTSWDRQLLLFRRKDISQQRL